A region of Pyxidicoccus parkwaysis DNA encodes the following proteins:
- a CDS encoding protein kinase domain-containing protein, with the protein MSQSQPIRFGKYELLERLGTGGMAVVYRALYTAAPGVTKPVVIKRVLGTYAEDPAFVEMFLNEARISVGLSHGNIVQVFDFGKVDDEYYLAMELVDGNTLGRVLKAARMKGLTSLPAPLAVGIALEMCKGLHHAHTRLDGRGEPLGVVHRDLSPDNVLMSYEGEVKLTDFGIAKARLAGRPETEVGIVKGKYLYFSPEQARGEALDARSDVYTVGTVLFQMLCGQRPAEGSEFEVMRKISEGELTPALSLNPTLDTDLQSILKLALATSREKRYLSAEALQQSLSDWMGFRAPRFPANARKHFMAWLFQEELAALKRPAQVPADFLSQLQSWRGRGATPLAQDGAGRAETPLSPPRMSPMGRPALPVDGDSATRPLGDALPPGAAKRPMGDAPQAGAAKRPTGESVQNGAAKSVDEAGTSPTHASLRSRFRARMLRRSAVVKVVLAGATVGVLSLVGTAVFWISHARAGRDETSAATTTPSKPDGVTSTSATPASGPLAVQAAPSSGTHAAATGAEPTPTNGAPATVTGIGPTPTNGAPATATGTEQMPTNGASATTTGTELTPTNGASATTTGTELTPTNGAPATATGTEPMPTNGAPATATGVGANPSAGSTRVAATGTGTTPTTATAATATGTGAKPTNGSPVVAATGTGATPTITTASGTSALSTANAQGPEAASEPTAPDAHSPEEQARLALENGLYWTSRADDNRAMGWFQKCVRIDPSQPRCHLELARIYSRRGAIRDAMKHFTHHLALEPDGPSADEARRYLKLYATSARP; encoded by the coding sequence GTGAGTCAGTCGCAGCCCATCCGATTCGGAAAGTACGAGCTCCTGGAGCGCCTGGGGACCGGCGGCATGGCCGTCGTGTACCGCGCGCTCTATACGGCGGCGCCCGGCGTCACCAAGCCCGTGGTCATCAAGCGCGTGCTGGGCACCTACGCGGAGGACCCGGCCTTCGTGGAGATGTTCCTCAACGAGGCGCGCATCTCCGTGGGGCTGAGTCACGGCAACATCGTGCAGGTGTTCGACTTCGGGAAGGTCGACGACGAGTACTACCTGGCGATGGAATTGGTGGACGGCAACACGCTGGGGCGGGTGCTCAAGGCCGCGAGGATGAAGGGCCTCACGAGCCTCCCCGCGCCGCTGGCGGTGGGCATCGCCCTGGAGATGTGCAAGGGCCTCCACCATGCGCACACGCGGCTGGATGGGCGCGGAGAGCCGCTCGGCGTGGTGCACCGGGACTTGTCTCCGGACAACGTCTTGATGAGCTACGAGGGCGAGGTGAAGCTCACCGACTTCGGCATCGCCAAGGCGCGGCTCGCGGGGCGGCCGGAGACGGAGGTGGGCATCGTCAAGGGCAAGTACCTCTACTTCTCGCCGGAGCAGGCGCGAGGTGAGGCGCTGGACGCGCGCTCCGACGTCTACACGGTGGGCACGGTGCTGTTTCAGATGCTCTGCGGCCAGCGCCCCGCGGAGGGCAGCGAGTTCGAGGTGATGCGCAAGATTTCCGAGGGCGAGCTCACGCCCGCGCTCTCCCTCAACCCCACGCTGGACACGGACCTGCAGAGCATCCTGAAGCTCGCGTTGGCCACGTCGCGTGAGAAGCGCTACCTGAGCGCGGAGGCACTGCAGCAGTCCCTGTCCGACTGGATGGGGTTCCGCGCGCCGCGCTTCCCCGCCAATGCGCGCAAGCACTTCATGGCGTGGCTGTTCCAGGAGGAGCTCGCCGCGCTGAAGCGCCCGGCGCAGGTTCCGGCGGACTTCCTGTCGCAGCTCCAGTCGTGGCGGGGCCGGGGCGCCACGCCGCTGGCTCAGGATGGTGCGGGCCGGGCGGAGACGCCGCTGAGCCCTCCCCGGATGTCGCCGATGGGGAGGCCCGCGCTCCCGGTGGATGGCGACTCCGCGACACGGCCCCTCGGAGATGCGCTGCCGCCCGGCGCCGCGAAGCGACCCATGGGTGATGCACCGCAGGCTGGCGCCGCGAAGCGACCCACGGGGGAGAGCGTACAGAACGGCGCCGCGAAGTCGGTGGATGAGGCCGGCACGAGCCCCACGCACGCGAGCCTGCGCTCCCGCTTCCGAGCGCGCATGCTGCGGCGCTCGGCGGTGGTGAAGGTGGTGCTGGCCGGGGCCACCGTGGGCGTCTTGAGCCTCGTGGGAACGGCGGTGTTCTGGATCTCCCACGCTCGCGCGGGCCGGGACGAGACCTCTGCCGCGACCACCACGCCGTCGAAGCCCGATGGCGTGACGAGCACGAGCGCAACGCCCGCCTCTGGTCCGCTTGCCGTCCAAGCGGCGCCCTCCTCGGGCACGCATGCCGCGGCGACTGGCGCCGAGCCGACTCCCACCAACGGGGCACCTGCGACAGTAACGGGCATCGGGCCGACGCCCACAAACGGCGCGCCTGCGACAGCAACAGGCACCGAGCAGATGCCCACCAACGGGGCATCTGCGACAACAACGGGCACCGAGCTGACGCCCACCAACGGGGCATCTGCGACAACAACGGGCACCGAGCTGACGCCCACCAACGGGGCACCCGCGACAGCAACGGGCACCGAGCCGATGCCCACCAACGGAGCGCCTGCGACAGCAACGGGCGTCGGGGCCAATCCCTCCGCTGGGTCGACAAGGGTCGCTGCCACAGGCACCGGAACCACACCCACCACCGCGACGGCTGCGACAGCGACAGGCACCGGGGCTAAGCCCACCAACGGGTCGCCGGTAGTGGCTGCCACGGGCACCGGGGCCACGCCCACCATCACGACAGCCTCGGGTACGTCAGCTCTTTCCACCGCCAACGCCCAGGGCCCCGAGGCCGCGAGCGAGCCCACCGCTCCCGACGCCCACTCCCCCGAGGAACAGGCGCGCCTGGCGCTCGAGAACGGCCTGTATTGGACCTCCCGCGCGGACGACAACCGGGCCATGGGCTGGTTC